One segment of Nostoc flagelliforme CCNUN1 DNA contains the following:
- a CDS encoding chemotaxis protein CheW, translating to MTSINITLPSKETQNNLADGYLKFQLNQQTAAVLSMKHTQEAIIVPIESVTSMPNKPSCILGLMNWRSRIIWVVDLPRMLNLESLDYRLRQYSAIVIQVESLVLGLVVQEIKGTTKFIPDDIHSPIGQVASSLVPYLCGCVVQQEEILLVLDAQAIVQSSILRSD from the coding sequence ATGACTAGTATAAACATTACACTTCCTTCAAAGGAAACCCAAAATAATTTAGCAGACGGTTATCTGAAGTTTCAGCTAAATCAACAGACTGCTGCTGTTTTATCAATGAAACATACGCAAGAAGCAATTATTGTACCTATTGAGTCTGTAACCTCAATGCCTAATAAGCCCTCCTGTATATTAGGATTAATGAATTGGCGGAGTCGGATAATTTGGGTAGTTGATTTGCCAAGAATGCTCAATTTAGAATCCTTAGATTATCGACTGCGACAGTACAGTGCGATCGTTATCCAAGTGGAATCATTGGTGTTGGGTTTAGTTGTGCAAGAAATAAAAGGTACGACTAAGTTCATCCCTGATGATATTCATTCTCCTATAGGACAAGTTGCATCCAGTTTAGTTCCTTATTTATGTGGGTGCGTTGTGCAACAAGAAGAAATATTACTGGTATTAGATGCCCAGGCAATTGTGCAGTCTTCTATTCTCCGCAGTGATTAG
- a CDS encoding response regulator, protein MSTTPIGSYRLFQKLHPLSLLAQLTSRRATGCLNIFTGIVSWSIYLEDGKLTYASYSDKVFERLDSHLRRLSQQIPALNSATRVQMRLMFETKNEHQSIPNADYQAICWLVNQDYITSVQAASLIDELAKEVLESFLCLKEGSYEFSPESSLDELPKFCRLDLRLLVEHCQKQLRNRQNIQSSIPAGGSSQVLSKIQPSQVQPQLQIKLGQKLPIPINFDLPENNKTTQPTVGKKLYTIACIDDSQTVLNSIKHFLDENTFSVVMINDPVKALMQIIRSKPDLILLDVEMPSLDGYELCSLLRKHSAFKHTPIIMVTGRTGFIDRAKAKLVRSSGYLTKPFTQSELLKMVFKHLG, encoded by the coding sequence ATGAGCACAACTCCTATAGGTAGCTACAGGTTGTTCCAGAAACTACATCCGCTATCTCTGTTGGCACAATTAACCAGTCGACGTGCTACAGGGTGCTTAAACATATTTACTGGAATAGTTTCTTGGTCAATTTATCTAGAGGACGGTAAACTTACTTATGCCTCCTATTCAGATAAAGTGTTTGAGCGGCTTGACAGTCACTTGCGACGCTTGAGCCAGCAAATTCCTGCTCTCAACAGCGCCACTCGTGTGCAGATGCGGCTGATGTTTGAGACGAAGAATGAACATCAATCAATACCAAATGCAGATTACCAAGCTATTTGTTGGTTAGTAAATCAGGACTATATCACCTCTGTGCAAGCAGCAAGCCTGATAGATGAATTAGCAAAAGAAGTACTGGAATCATTTTTGTGTTTAAAAGAAGGTAGCTATGAATTTAGTCCAGAAAGCTCTTTGGATGAACTACCAAAGTTCTGTCGTCTGGATTTGCGGTTACTTGTTGAACACTGTCAAAAGCAGTTACGAAATCGGCAAAATATCCAGTCATCAATTCCGGCTGGTGGGAGTTCCCAAGTTTTGTCTAAAATACAACCGTCTCAAGTTCAGCCACAACTGCAAATAAAACTTGGGCAAAAGTTACCGATACCAATCAATTTTGATCTTCCTGAAAATAATAAAACTACTCAGCCAACTGTTGGTAAAAAACTATATACAATTGCCTGCATTGATGATAGCCAAACAGTTTTGAATTCTATCAAACACTTTTTGGATGAAAACACATTTTCAGTTGTGATGATTAACGACCCTGTTAAGGCCTTAATGCAAATTATTCGGAGTAAACCTGACCTGATATTGCTAGATGTTGAGATGCCAAGTTTAGATGGCTATGAGCTATGTTCCTTATTACGGAAACATTCAGCTTTTAAACATACACCTATCATTATGGTGACTGGTAGAACAGGCTTTATCGACAGGGCAAAGGCAAAATTAGTGAGATCATCAGGATATTTGACTAAGCCTTTTACACAATCAGAATTGCTAAAAATGGTTTTTAAACATCTTGGTTAA
- a CDS encoding response regulator: MSLTLIGTILIVEDSPSELELMSHYLKESGYNVIKASGAKEGLEKAVLEKPDVIVTDVVMPEMSGFELCRYLRRNPITAKVPIVICSSKNQEIDRLWAMRQGADAYITKPYTRELLLRTIKSVGI; this comes from the coding sequence GTGAGTCTGACTTTAATTGGCACAATTCTAATTGTAGAAGATTCTCCCAGTGAATTGGAATTAATGAGCCATTATCTAAAAGAAAGTGGTTACAACGTAATTAAAGCAAGTGGTGCAAAAGAGGGTTTAGAAAAAGCTGTATTAGAAAAACCAGATGTAATCGTTACTGATGTAGTAATGCCAGAAATGAGCGGATTTGAATTGTGTCGTTATCTGAGAAGAAATCCGATTACTGCAAAAGTGCCAATTGTAATTTGTAGTTCCAAAAATCAAGAAATTGACCGTTTATGGGCGATGAGACAAGGTGCTGATGCCTACATAACTAAACCTTACACCCGCGAACTTCTGCTACGTACTATTAAATCAGTGGGAATTTGA